A stretch of Brassica rapa cultivar Chiifu-401-42 chromosome A08, CAAS_Brap_v3.01, whole genome shotgun sequence DNA encodes these proteins:
- the LOC103834275 gene encoding uncharacterized protein LOC103834275, translated as MSSHFLQEASEACFNGCCSSPFSTQSITKKQEDENHEFSLITTGASFLTRDIKFTSQESLPSLHTSFYDLITAFPDYLQTSQADHLRTTEYQNLSYSSSHVLLNHTGQQQPLFSYSQSISGSDQSLFTLPRKQVSSGEELLSFATEESRFQTRMRRRITSFMNLEESEYHMILTQDRSSAFKILAELYCFKTCPNLLTVYNYEDEAVEEMIRISEKKGVKPKAAEFSWPSTEIVSEKLKRNIARSKRRRDKRGLFVFPLQSLVTGASYSYSWMSLAHENEWHVLLDTSALSSKDMETLGLSLFRPDFLICSFTEVLGQDDGPGFGCLFVKKSSSQALSPEHITNPANLTVVKAEPAWENDENALGESSLDHEEDHTDIVEVEEEDDKTIIEFRGLDDADSLGLVLISRRLKSLTLWLVRALTSLKHPGSHQPEMHLVKICGPKTRPKRGPSISFNVFDWQGEKVDPLVVERLAEREKIGLRCAYLQKISRIGKDKKGSDEKQNLSLRVSVVCLRLGFMTNFDDVFRVWGFVSRFLDADFVEKEKWRKKALEKNK; from the coding sequence ATGAGTTCACACTTCTTACAAGAAGCTTCAGAAGCTTGCTTCAATGGCTGCTGTTCATCACCATTCTCAACACAATCCATAACTAAGAAACAAGAAGACGAAAACCACGAGTTCTCACTCATCACAACAGGAGCTTCTTTCCTAACAAGAGACATCAAGTTCACAAGCCAAGaatctctcccttctctccatACATCTTTCTACGATCTCATCACAGCTTTTCCAGATTACTTGCAGACCAGCCAAGCCGATCATCTCCGAACTACAGAGTATCAGAACCTTTCCTACTCATCTAGCCACGTGCTGTTAAACCACACCGGTCAGCAACAGCCCTTGTTCTCTTATTCCCAATCTATATCAGGTTCGGACCAATCCCTCTTTACCTTGCCTCGCAAGCAAGTGAGCTCCGGCGAAGAATTGTTATCGTTTGCAACAGAAGAATCTCGGTTTCAGACCaggatgaggagaagaatcacgAGTTTTATGAATCTTGAAGAGTCTGAATATCACATGATTCTAACTCAAGACCGTTCCTCGGCTTTCAAGATTCTAGCGGAACTCTACTGTTTCAAAACGTGTCCGAATCTTCTCACGGTCTACAACTACGAGGACGAAGCAGTCGAGGAGATGATCAGAATCTCGGAGAAGAAGGGTGTCAAGCCCAAAGCAGCCGAGTTTTCATGGCCGAGCACTGAGATTGTGTCCGAGAAACTGAAGAGGAACATTGCTCGGAGCAAGAGAAGAAGAGACAAAAGAGGACTCTTTGTGTTTCCACTTCAATCTCTCGTCACGGGGGCTTCGTATTCTTACTCGTGGATGAGTTTAGCACACGAAAACGAGTGGCATGTCTTGCTAGACACCTCTGCTTTAAGCTCTAAAGACATGGAGACATTAGGGCTTTCTCTGTTCCGACCAGACTTTCTCATATGTTCTTTTACAGAGGTTTTAGGTCAAGACGATGGTCCCGGTTTTGGTTGCTTGTTCGTCAAGAAATCTAGCTCTCAAGCTTTGTCACCAGAACACATCACAAATCCAGCGAATCTCACGGTCGTTAAAGCAGAACCAGCTTGGGAAAATGACGAAAATGCCCTTGGAGAAAGTTCTTTGGACCACGAGGAGGACCACACTGACATAGTTGAAgtcgaagaagaagacgataaAACCATTATTGAGTTTCGAGGGTTAGACGACGCAGACTCACTGGGTCTAGTACTGATCAGTAGAAGGCTAAAGTCTCTGACTTTATGGCTGGTTCGAGCGTTGACGTCTCTAAAACACCCAGGTTCTCACCAACCAGAGATGCATCTTGTCAAAATCTGTGGGCCTAAGACCAGACCGAAGCGTGGACCGTCGATCTCGTTCAACGTTTTTGACTGGCAAGGCGAGAAGGTTGATCCTTTGGTAGTGGAGAGGCTCGCGGAGAGGGAGAAGATCGGTTTGAGATGTGCGTATCTGCAGAAGATTAGTAGGATTGGGAAGGACAAGAAGGGAAGCGATGAGAAACAGAACCTGAGTTTGAGAGTGTCGGTGGTGTGTCTTAGGTTAGGGTTTATGACGAATTTTGATGATGTTTTTAGGGTTTGGGGGTTTGTTTCGAGGTTCTTGGATGCTGATTTTGTTGAGAAGGAGAAGTGGAGAAAGAAAGCTCTTGAGAAAAACAAATGA